A window of Hyperolius riggenbachi isolate aHypRig1 chromosome 1, aHypRig1.pri, whole genome shotgun sequence contains these coding sequences:
- the LOC137544381 gene encoding LOW QUALITY PROTEIN: tigger transposable element-derived protein 1-like (The sequence of the model RefSeq protein was modified relative to this genomic sequence to represent the inferred CDS: deleted 2 bases in 1 codon; substituted 1 base at 1 genomic stop codon), which produces MEHVKGHIPMNSTVITKQRGGLIIEMERLLVIWIEDQNQRNVPISLAIVQEKAISIFNDLKDRRSSASEVKCNEEFVASRGWFSRFRERAQLHNVRVQGEAASANGEAASNFPETFEDIIDQGGYVPEQIFNVDETGLFWKKMAERTYISKEEKSAPGHKASKDRLTLLLEGNASGDFKIKPMLVNLTLNPRALRNITKASLPVIWKANTKAWVTLALFEDWFLNHFVPAVGMFFLEQXYSFKILLVLDNAHGHPNTLDSLHPNVKVVFMPPKTISLLQLMDQGVIATFKAYYLRRTFSQAIKVTEQNAMTLKEFWKNYNIYHAIQNIAAAWDVVKESTIRGVWNKLCPQFAEEFLGFTDEEIAETRQNLVVMGNQLDLDISEDDIRVT; this is translated from the exons ATGGAGCATGTGAAAGGTCATATACCAATGAATTCTACAGTTATAACCAAGCAACGTGGTGGTTTAATTATTGAGATGGAAAGGCTGTTGGTAATTTGGATAGAAGACCAAAATCAGCGCAATGTTCCTATCAGTCTTGCTATAGTGCAGGAAAAGGCCATAAGCATCTTTAATGATTTAAAAGATAGGCGATCATCAGCAAGTGAAGTCAAATGCAATGAAGAATTTGTTGCCAGTAGAGGTTGGTTCAGTCGCTTTAGAGAAAGGGCGCAATTGCACAATGTCAGAGTACAAGGTGAAGCAGCTAGTGCCAATGGAGAAGCTGCAAGCAATTTTCCCGAGACATTTGAAGATATCATTGACCAGGGAGGCTATGTGCCAGAACAAATTTTTAATGTAGACGAAACTGGTTTGTTTTGGAAGAAAATGGCTGAGAGGACCTACATTTCCAaagaagaaaaaagtgccccaggaCACAAGGCATCAAAAGATAGGCTGACTTTACTTCTTGAGGGTAAT GCATCTGGTGATTTTAAGATTAAGCCTATGTTAGTGAATCTCACCCTGAATCCAAGGGCATTACGCAATATCACAAAGGCATCTCTCCCTGTGATTTGGAAGGCAAATACAAAAGCTTGGGTTACACTTGCTCTCTTTGAAGACTGGTTTTTAAACCATTTTGTCCCTGCTGTTGGAATGTTCTTTCTGGAACAGTAATATTCATTTAAAATTCTGCTTGTCCTCGACAATGCCCATGGACACCCAAACACTTTGGATAGCCTTCATCCCAATGTAAAGGTGGTATTTATGCCACCCAAAACCATATCACTACTACAGCTAATGGATCAGGGTGTCATAGCTACCTTCAAGGCCTACTACCTACGGAGAACCTTTTCACAAGCTATCAAGGTTACTGAACAGAATGCTATGACCTTAAAGGAGTTCTGGAAGAATTATAACATTTATCATGCCATTCAAAATATTGCTGCTGCATGGGATGTAGTGAAAGAGTCAACTATAAGAGGAGTTTGGAACAAATTGTGCCCCCAATTTGCTGAAGAATTTCTGGGATTTACAGATGAAGAAATTGCTGAAACCAGGCAAAATCTGGTAGTCATGGGTAATCAGCTAGATCTGGACATTTCTGAAGATGACATCAGAGTTACTTAA